Proteins encoded within one genomic window of Deltaproteobacteria bacterium:
- a CDS encoding MBL fold metallo-hydrolase translates to MEVSCFTVGMFQVNTYLLKDTATGQCAIVDTGETNELVERLQAISPAPDIKMILLTHTHLDHAGALTMLQEAWDVPTYMPAADRPLFETLPHQGTMFGMPHLDRPCGRIDHEVSDGDTVQLGETTLHFLPTPGHTPGQGCWHDDKDIIVGDTLFSGSIGRTDFPLSDPQLMIESLRRLTLLPGHMRVHSGHGPMTTIGEELINNPFLGYIRDERGIEGAPGFVWVPGLGLQKYEE, encoded by the coding sequence ATGGAAGTTAGTTGTTTTACGGTTGGCATGTTTCAGGTCAACACCTATTTGCTCAAGGATACTGCGACTGGCCAATGTGCCATCGTCGATACGGGTGAAACCAACGAGCTTGTAGAGCGGCTTCAAGCGATTAGCCCCGCCCCAGATATCAAGATGATTCTCTTAACGCATACCCACCTAGACCATGCAGGCGCCTTAACGATGCTCCAAGAAGCATGGGATGTACCTACTTATATGCCGGCTGCCGACCGGCCTCTTTTTGAGACGCTGCCTCATCAAGGCACGATGTTTGGCATGCCTCATCTTGATCGGCCCTGCGGCCGCATCGACCATGAAGTGAGCGACGGTGATACCGTGCAGCTCGGTGAGACGACGCTCCATTTTCTACCCACGCCCGGGCACACACCCGGCCAAGGCTGCTGGCACGATGACAAGGATATTATTGTAGGTGATACGCTTTTCTCAGGCAGCATCGGTAGAACTGATTTCCCGTTAAGCGATCCGCAGCTCATGATCGAAAGCCTGCGACGGCTCACGCTCTTGCCGGGTCATATGAGAGTTCACAGTGGGCATGGTCCAATGACCACCATTGGAGAAGAACTCATCAACAATCCATTCTTGGGCTATATTCGTGACGAGCGCGGTATTGAGGGCGCACCGGGCTTTGTTTGGGTTCCCGGCTTGGGTCTTCAGAAATATGAAGAGTAA